In a single window of the Saccharothrix australiensis genome:
- a CDS encoding iron ABC transporter permease, translated as MLRTAAVTAGIAVLVAALSAVHLTQGTSATGVLDVLRAVLGQGDDGTLAVLAGSRVPRLLTALLLGVALGVAGAGMQSVARNPLASPDTLAVNAGAHLAVVAVAAFGVGLPTLPAGGVAFVGGLGAAAAVLGLSGGGSASPRLVLVGSAVALALQSLAILLLLLFEQETTGLFAWGSGSLTVSDLDATARMTPVVVAAVVALVAMGRSLDILALGDDNATVLGLKVRRTRVGAVLLTVALTGAAVTVAGPVGFVGLCAPVITRLLVPLAPGLGRHRVLLPVSGLVGVLLVLGADVLLRAALGSAEALRVPTGVTTTIVGAAVLIWLARRGRPTRGGTGRQAPAGRVGVAGSRRRLVAVGVALSALLVAAPVVGLLLGDRLVLLGDLVNWFAGRTGTALTFVLDQRLPRVLAATAAGAALAVSGCGIQSVSRNPLAEPGLLGITAGAGVGAITLITFVPLAGAWQVAGAAGLGAMAAFGLVYGLAWRSGLAPDRLVVIGIAMWSGGMALITLLIVTSDPWNTAKALTWLSGSTYGRTLEQVLPVALALAVLTPLLWARHRELDLHGLDEDTPRVLGVRVERSRLVILAAAGVLAATAVSAIGVVAFVGLVAPHLARSLVGGRHSRVIPVAAAIGAILVSAADTVGRTVIAPAQVPAGLVIALVGTPYFVLVLWRTREAR; from the coding sequence GTGCTCCGGACCGCCGCCGTGACGGCGGGGATCGCGGTGCTCGTCGCCGCGCTCTCCGCCGTCCACCTCACCCAGGGCACCTCGGCGACCGGCGTGCTCGACGTGCTGCGCGCCGTGCTCGGCCAAGGCGATGACGGGACGCTGGCCGTGCTGGCCGGTTCCCGCGTGCCCCGCCTGCTCACGGCGCTGCTGCTCGGCGTCGCGCTGGGCGTGGCGGGCGCGGGCATGCAGTCCGTGGCGCGCAACCCGCTGGCGTCGCCGGACACGCTGGCCGTCAACGCGGGCGCGCACCTCGCCGTGGTCGCCGTCGCGGCGTTCGGGGTCGGCCTGCCGACGCTGCCCGCGGGCGGTGTCGCGTTCGTCGGCGGGCTGGGCGCGGCGGCGGCGGTGCTGGGGCTGTCCGGCGGTGGTTCCGCAAGCCCGCGGCTGGTGCTGGTCGGCTCGGCGGTCGCCCTGGCGCTCCAGTCGCTGGCCATCCTCCTGCTGCTGCTGTTCGAGCAGGAGACCACCGGGCTGTTCGCCTGGGGCAGCGGCTCGCTGACCGTCAGCGACCTGGACGCCACCGCGCGGATGACGCCCGTCGTGGTCGCCGCCGTCGTGGCGCTGGTCGCGATGGGCCGCTCCCTGGACATCCTCGCCCTGGGCGACGACAACGCGACCGTGCTCGGGCTGAAGGTGCGGCGCACCCGCGTCGGCGCGGTGCTGCTGACCGTGGCGCTGACCGGCGCCGCGGTGACCGTCGCCGGACCGGTCGGGTTCGTCGGGCTGTGCGCGCCGGTGATCACGCGGCTGCTGGTCCCGCTCGCGCCGGGACTGGGCCGCCACCGCGTGCTGCTGCCGGTGTCCGGGCTGGTCGGCGTGCTGCTGGTGCTCGGGGCGGACGTGCTGCTGCGCGCGGCGCTCGGCTCGGCGGAGGCGCTGCGCGTGCCCACCGGCGTCACCACCACGATCGTCGGCGCGGCCGTGCTGATCTGGCTGGCGCGGCGCGGCCGGCCCACGCGCGGCGGCACCGGTCGGCAGGCGCCCGCCGGGCGGGTCGGCGTGGCCGGCTCGCGGCGCAGGCTCGTCGCCGTCGGCGTGGCGCTGTCCGCGCTGCTGGTCGCCGCGCCCGTCGTCGGCCTGCTGCTCGGCGACCGCCTGGTGCTGCTGGGCGACCTCGTGAACTGGTTCGCCGGGCGCACCGGCACCGCGCTGACCTTCGTGCTGGACCAGCGGCTGCCGCGCGTGCTGGCCGCGACGGCGGCGGGCGCGGCGCTGGCCGTGTCCGGCTGCGGCATCCAGTCGGTGAGCCGCAACCCCCTGGCCGAACCCGGCCTGCTCGGCATCACCGCCGGCGCGGGCGTCGGCGCGATCACGCTGATCACCTTCGTGCCGTTGGCCGGCGCGTGGCAGGTCGCGGGCGCGGCCGGGCTGGGCGCGATGGCGGCGTTCGGGCTCGTCTACGGCCTGGCGTGGCGGTCGGGCCTCGCGCCGGACCGGCTGGTCGTCATCGGCATCGCGATGTGGTCGGGCGGCATGGCGCTGATCACGCTGCTGATCGTCACCTCGGACCCGTGGAACACCGCGAAGGCGCTCACCTGGCTGTCCGGCTCGACCTACGGCCGGACCCTGGAGCAGGTGCTGCCGGTCGCGCTGGCGCTCGCCGTGCTGACGCCGCTGCTGTGGGCGCGGCACCGCGAGCTGGACCTGCACGGGCTGGACGAGGACACCCCGCGCGTGCTGGGCGTGCGCGTCGAGCGGTCCCGGCTGGTCATCCTCGCCGCGGCGGGCGTTCTCGCGGCCACGGCGGTATCGGCGATCGGCGTGGTGGCGTTCGTCGGGCTCGTCGCACCGCACCTCGCGCGGTCGCTGGTCGGCGGGCGGCACTCGCGCGTCATCCCGGTGGCGGCGGCGATCGGCGCGATCCTGGTGAGCGCGGCGGACACGGTGGGGCGCACGGTGATCGCGCCCGCGCAGGTGCCCGCCGGGCTGGTGATCGCGCTGGTCGGCACGCCGTACTTCGTGCTGGTGCTGTGGCGCACCAGGGAAGCGCGCTGA
- a CDS encoding iron-siderophore ABC transporter substrate-binding protein, producing the protein MRTPALIAAAAILLTACGTTEDGGGPAGTDTSAGPVTVTDSRGKAVELKAPAKRVVTLEWAETETVASLGVMPVGAADTAGYKTWNSVAPLDDSVKDVGKRNEPSVDAIVALDPDVVVMASGRDTTLVAQLEKYVPVVVTKASDAARNLDRLREDTRMIAKAVGRSAEGDKLLSDLDAGFAEGRKAVEAKGAAGTPFVVADGWLEGSTVNIRPFGKGSLVSDAAEQVGLKNAWTGQVDPQWGLGQTDVEGLTALTDPKTVLFYSASEEDVFTTGLAQNPVWQRLPFVASGEVHRLATGTWTFGGPRSVGHVADQLVRAVTA; encoded by the coding sequence ATGCGCACCCCTGCCCTGATCGCGGCCGCCGCGATCCTGCTGACCGCCTGCGGCACCACGGAGGACGGTGGCGGCCCCGCCGGGACCGACACCTCCGCCGGCCCGGTGACGGTGACCGACTCGCGCGGCAAGGCCGTCGAGCTGAAGGCGCCCGCCAAGCGCGTCGTCACGCTGGAGTGGGCCGAGACCGAGACCGTCGCGTCGCTCGGCGTCATGCCCGTCGGAGCCGCCGACACCGCCGGGTACAAGACGTGGAACTCCGTCGCGCCGCTCGACGACTCCGTCAAGGACGTCGGCAAGCGCAACGAGCCCAGCGTGGACGCCATCGTCGCGCTGGACCCCGACGTGGTCGTCATGGCGTCCGGCCGCGACACCACCCTCGTGGCGCAGCTGGAGAAGTACGTGCCGGTGGTCGTGACGAAGGCCAGTGACGCCGCCCGCAACCTCGACCGGCTGCGCGAGGACACCCGCATGATCGCCAAGGCCGTCGGCAGGTCCGCCGAGGGCGACAAGCTCCTGTCCGACCTGGACGCCGGGTTCGCCGAGGGCCGCAAGGCCGTGGAGGCCAAGGGCGCGGCGGGCACGCCGTTCGTGGTGGCCGACGGCTGGCTGGAGGGCAGCACCGTCAACATCCGGCCGTTCGGCAAGGGCTCCCTGGTCTCCGACGCCGCCGAGCAGGTCGGCCTGAAGAACGCGTGGACCGGCCAGGTCGACCCGCAGTGGGGCCTCGGCCAGACCGACGTCGAGGGCCTGACCGCGCTGACCGACCCGAAGACCGTCCTGTTCTACAGCGCGTCCGAGGAGGACGTGTTCACCACCGGCCTCGCGCAGAACCCGGTGTGGCAGCGGCTGCCGTTCGTGGCGTCCGGCGAGGTCCACCGGCTCGCCACGGGCACGTGGACGTTCGGCGGGCCCCGGTCGGTCGGCCACGTCGCCGACCAGCTGGTCCGGGCCGTCACCGCCTGA
- a CDS encoding ABC transporter ATP-binding protein, producing the protein MSEGDAALLAGHGLVLAHHDRTVVHGVSLELRPGAVTALVGPNGSGKSTVLRSLARLHKPADGGVRFGEREVWRGSALSGKEFARNVTLLTQHRPTPSGVSVRDVVAYGRFPHRSGWRGVDADGAAAIDRAMALTGVTAMAERGVDELSGGELQRVWLASCLAQETSVLLLDEPTNHLDLRYQVEVLDVVRDLADDHGVAVGVVLHDLDHAAIVADRVVLLSEGRVVASGDVRDVLTTGHLTRAYGVTVHVADDPVTGAIHCRPLGRHTPRPV; encoded by the coding sequence ATGTCCGAGGGTGATGCCGCGCTGCTCGCCGGTCACGGGTTGGTGCTGGCACACCACGACCGGACCGTCGTGCACGGTGTTTCGCTGGAGCTGCGCCCCGGCGCGGTCACCGCGCTGGTCGGGCCCAACGGCTCCGGCAAGTCCACCGTGCTGCGCTCCCTCGCCCGGCTGCACAAGCCCGCCGACGGCGGCGTCCGGTTCGGCGAGCGCGAGGTCTGGCGCGGCTCGGCCCTGTCCGGCAAGGAGTTCGCCCGCAACGTCACGCTGCTCACCCAGCACCGCCCCACGCCCTCCGGCGTGTCCGTGCGGGACGTGGTCGCCTACGGCCGCTTCCCCCACCGGTCCGGGTGGCGTGGCGTCGACGCCGACGGCGCCGCCGCGATCGACCGCGCGATGGCGCTGACCGGCGTGACGGCGATGGCCGAGCGCGGCGTAGACGAGCTGTCCGGCGGCGAGCTCCAGCGCGTCTGGCTGGCGTCCTGCCTCGCGCAGGAGACCTCCGTGCTGCTGCTGGACGAGCCCACCAACCACCTCGACCTGCGCTACCAGGTCGAGGTGCTCGACGTCGTCCGCGACCTCGCCGACGACCACGGCGTCGCCGTCGGCGTGGTGCTGCACGACCTCGACCACGCCGCGATCGTCGCCGACCGGGTGGTGCTGCTGAGCGAGGGCCGGGTGGTCGCGAGCGGCGACGTCCGCGACGTGCTCACCACCGGCCACCTCACGCGGGCCTACGGCGTCACGGTCCACGTCGCCGACGACCCCGTCACCGGGGCGATCCACTGCCGCCCGCTGGGCAGGCACACGCCCCGCCCCGTCTGA
- a CDS encoding terpene synthase family protein has product MQPFQLPEFYMPYPARLNPNLERARAHSRAWAHRMGFIDVPQHGTVIWSDEDLTSHDYALLCAYTHPDASADDLDLVTDWYVWVFYFDDHFVELYKRNPGDVRGAKAHLDRLPLFMPADGVITEEPANPVEEGLRDLWLRTVPAHSADWRRRFADNTRHLLDESMWELLNIGEGRLANPIEYVEMRRKVGGAPWSANLVEHVTGLEVPARIASSRPLAVLRDTFADAVHLRNDLFSYEREVLDEGELSNGVLVLEKFLDLPTQEAAERVNDLLTSRLHQFEHTAVTEVPPLLDEHGVDPAGRLAVLAYVKGLQDWQSGGHEWHLRSSRYMNDGALAADPVPGGPTGLGTRALKSLLGTAPQRLRAFTHVPFAESPPLPKPALDMPFPLTLSPHYPDAQAESVRWAREVGFLDEGVWTEEKAWDYDLALCSAGIDPDATPDQLVNNALWLTWGTYGDDYYPVVFGRAGDLPAAKVATERLKQLTALDGVAPVTPVTALERGLADVWARTGAVLPRAHREQFRAALHLMLDGWVWELKNQHEHRVPDPVDYLEMRRATFGSDLTISLTRFGHGELLPPEVLRTRAIRNIENSAIDYATLLNDLYSYRKEVRYEGELHNMVLVAGTFLDLDVERAHAVVVDLANQRLAQFRHSVARELPALAEEFALNRAARAALTRYAAELQDWMAGILNWHEKARRYDEETLTRHFAHRAVGAPRPLRGPTGLGTSAARVLASRA; this is encoded by the coding sequence ATGCAGCCGTTCCAGTTGCCGGAGTTCTACATGCCCTACCCGGCGCGGCTGAACCCCAACCTGGAACGGGCGCGCGCGCACAGCCGGGCGTGGGCGCACCGGATGGGTTTCATCGACGTCCCGCAGCACGGCACGGTGATCTGGAGCGACGAGGACCTCACCTCCCACGACTACGCGTTGTTGTGCGCGTACACCCATCCGGACGCCTCGGCGGACGACCTCGACCTCGTCACCGACTGGTACGTCTGGGTCTTCTACTTCGACGACCACTTCGTGGAGCTGTACAAGCGCAACCCCGGCGACGTCCGGGGCGCGAAGGCGCACCTCGACCGGCTGCCGCTGTTCATGCCCGCCGACGGCGTGATCACCGAGGAGCCGGCCAACCCGGTGGAGGAGGGGCTCCGGGACCTCTGGCTGCGCACCGTCCCCGCGCACTCCGCGGACTGGCGCAGGCGGTTCGCCGACAACACCCGGCACCTGCTGGACGAGTCGATGTGGGAACTGCTCAACATCGGCGAGGGCCGCCTGGCGAACCCGATCGAGTACGTCGAGATGCGCCGCAAGGTCGGTGGCGCGCCGTGGAGCGCGAACCTCGTCGAGCACGTCACGGGCCTGGAGGTGCCCGCGCGCATCGCGTCGAGCCGCCCGCTCGCGGTGCTGCGCGACACCTTCGCCGACGCCGTCCACCTGCGCAACGACCTGTTCTCCTACGAGCGCGAGGTGCTGGACGAGGGCGAGCTGAGCAACGGCGTCCTGGTGCTGGAGAAGTTCCTGGACCTCCCGACGCAGGAGGCCGCCGAGCGGGTGAACGACCTGCTCACCTCCCGCCTGCACCAGTTCGAGCACACCGCCGTGACGGAGGTGCCGCCGCTGCTGGACGAGCACGGCGTCGACCCGGCGGGCCGGCTCGCCGTCCTGGCGTACGTGAAGGGCCTCCAGGACTGGCAGTCCGGCGGCCACGAGTGGCACCTGCGCTCCAGCCGCTACATGAACGACGGCGCGCTCGCCGCCGACCCGGTGCCGGGCGGGCCGACGGGGCTGGGCACGCGGGCGCTGAAGTCGCTGCTGGGCACCGCGCCGCAGCGGCTCCGCGCCTTCACCCACGTGCCGTTCGCCGAGTCGCCGCCGCTGCCGAAGCCGGCGCTGGACATGCCGTTCCCGCTGACGTTGAGCCCGCACTACCCGGACGCGCAGGCGGAGAGCGTGCGGTGGGCGCGGGAGGTGGGGTTCCTCGACGAGGGCGTCTGGACCGAGGAGAAGGCGTGGGACTACGACCTCGCGCTCTGCTCGGCAGGCATCGACCCGGACGCCACACCCGACCAGCTGGTGAACAACGCGCTCTGGCTGACGTGGGGCACCTACGGCGACGACTACTACCCGGTCGTGTTCGGCCGCGCGGGCGACCTGCCGGCGGCGAAGGTGGCCACCGAGCGGCTCAAGCAGCTGACGGCCCTGGACGGCGTCGCGCCGGTCACCCCGGTGACCGCGCTGGAGCGGGGCCTGGCCGACGTGTGGGCCCGCACCGGGGCCGTCCTGCCGCGAGCGCACCGCGAGCAGTTCCGCGCCGCGCTGCACCTGATGCTGGACGGCTGGGTGTGGGAGCTGAAGAACCAGCACGAGCACCGCGTGCCCGACCCGGTGGACTACCTGGAGATGCGCCGCGCCACGTTCGGCTCGGACCTCACGATCAGCCTCACCAGGTTCGGGCACGGCGAGCTGCTGCCCCCGGAGGTGCTCCGGACCCGCGCGATCCGCAACATCGAGAACTCGGCGATCGACTACGCCACGCTGCTCAACGACCTCTACTCGTACCGCAAGGAGGTCCGGTACGAGGGCGAGCTGCACAACATGGTGCTGGTGGCGGGCACCTTCCTCGACCTCGACGTCGAACGGGCCCACGCCGTCGTGGTGGACCTGGCGAACCAGCGGCTGGCGCAGTTCCGGCACTCGGTGGCGCGGGAACTGCCCGCCCTGGCCGAGGAGTTCGCCCTGAACCGGGCGGCGCGGGCCGCGCTCACCCGGTACGCGGCGGAGCTGCAGGACTGGATGGCGGGCATCCTGAACTGGCACGAGAAGGCGCGCCGGTACGACGAGGAGACCCTGACCCGCCACTTCGCGCACCGCGCGGTCGGCGCGCCGCGACCGCTCCGGGGGCCGACCGGGCTGGGCACGTCCGCCGCGCGGGTGCTCGCGTCCAGGGCGTGA
- a CDS encoding SigE family RNA polymerase sigma factor translates to MTDDEFQRYAATSTATIRRAAYRLCGDRHAADDLTQTTLAKMFTAWPRLGPGVNLDAYARKVLLRTAIDEGQRSFRRRETAVGELPPVAAPPPGVEDVLDVRAALVRLPPGQREVVVLRYCADLSVAETARRLGCAEGTVKSQAAKGLAALRGLLAVRSRPAAA, encoded by the coding sequence GTGACCGACGACGAGTTCCAGCGGTACGCGGCGACGAGCACCGCGACGATCCGCCGCGCCGCGTACCGGCTGTGCGGTGACCGGCACGCCGCCGACGACCTGACGCAGACGACGCTGGCGAAGATGTTCACGGCGTGGCCGCGCCTGGGGCCCGGGGTGAACCTGGACGCCTACGCCCGGAAGGTGTTGCTGCGCACGGCGATCGACGAGGGGCAGCGGTCGTTCCGCAGGCGCGAGACCGCGGTGGGCGAGCTGCCGCCGGTGGCCGCGCCGCCGCCCGGCGTGGAGGACGTGCTGGACGTGCGCGCCGCGCTGGTGCGGCTGCCGCCGGGGCAGCGCGAGGTGGTGGTGCTGCGCTACTGCGCGGACCTGAGCGTGGCCGAGACCGCCCGGCGGCTGGGGTGCGCCGAGGGGACGGTGAAGAGCCAGGCGGCCAAGGGCCTCGCGGCGCTGCGCGGGCTGCTGGCGGTCCGGTCCCGGCCGGCGGCCGCGTGA
- a CDS encoding serine hydrolase, protein MCVGAVAAMAVTAVTAVGRVDERQPPSAAATITTAVSSAVEPPPVEVSPEPLPPPQDPTVSATPPVDPGPATSPPPVVDLAGVAPGVWRGVAVYDLRTGREVFAERPDVPFPAASVIKLLIALDALERGAASVSGVADMLSTSNDHTANRLWRTAIPRQWSTRIGLTGLVPSPDPDKWGDTLLTAHDVVAIYRHVLDSPHAGVILAALAAATPLGADGIDQTFGIPDAVGDHRWAVKQGWACCYDGLRAMNTTGIVDDRHVVVVLTEQPGSAGYAAAGKSVTALVMALMPLFGDV, encoded by the coding sequence ATGTGCGTGGGCGCGGTGGCCGCGATGGCCGTGACCGCGGTGACGGCCGTGGGGCGGGTGGACGAGCGGCAACCGCCCTCGGCCGCGGCGACGATCACGACGGCGGTGTCCTCGGCGGTGGAGCCGCCCCCGGTGGAGGTGTCGCCGGAGCCGCTGCCGCCGCCGCAGGACCCGACGGTCTCGGCCACGCCGCCGGTCGACCCCGGCCCCGCGACCTCGCCGCCGCCGGTGGTCGACCTGGCGGGCGTCGCGCCGGGCGTGTGGCGCGGTGTCGCCGTGTACGACCTGCGGACCGGGCGCGAGGTGTTCGCCGAGCGGCCCGACGTGCCGTTCCCGGCCGCGTCCGTGATCAAGCTGCTGATCGCCCTCGACGCGCTGGAGCGGGGCGCGGCCTCGGTGTCCGGTGTGGCGGACATGCTGTCCACCAGCAACGACCACACCGCGAACCGGCTGTGGCGTACGGCGATCCCGCGCCAGTGGTCGACGAGGATCGGGCTCACCGGCCTGGTCCCGTCGCCGGACCCCGACAAGTGGGGCGACACGCTGCTGACCGCGCACGACGTCGTCGCCATCTACCGGCACGTCCTCGACTCGCCGCACGCGGGGGTGATCCTCGCGGCCCTGGCGGCGGCGACGCCCCTCGGCGCGGACGGGATCGACCAGACCTTCGGCATCCCCGACGCCGTCGGCGACCACCGGTGGGCGGTCAAGCAGGGCTGGGCGTGCTGCTACGACGGCCTGCGGGCGATGAACACCACCGGGATCGTCGACGACCGCCACGTGGTGGTCGTGCTGACCGAGCAACCCGGCTCGGCCGGGTACGCCGCGGCGGGCAAGTCGGTGACCGCCCTCGTCATGGCCCTGATGCCCCTGTTCGGCGACGTGTGA
- a CDS encoding DUF397 domain-containing protein, whose protein sequence is MWRTSSHSADNGSCVAVRFPPAGPVAVRDSKHPAGPRLAFPEHAWASFLRHQRCPLR, encoded by the coding sequence ATGTGGCGTACCAGCAGTCACAGCGCCGACAACGGCAGCTGCGTCGCCGTCCGCTTCCCACCGGCCGGCCCGGTCGCCGTGCGCGACTCGAAGCACCCCGCCGGCCCGCGGCTCGCCTTCCCCGAGCACGCCTGGGCCTCGTTCCTGCGCCATCAGCGGTGCCCGCTGCGGTGA
- a CDS encoding helix-turn-helix domain-containing protein: MFDLAAPSALRWLIGVELARYRNEAGLSLSQLATACGIGKPKLSHLETGRSAQYPSDIRRVLSACRVPAADVERLVRLSGRSDEAAWVGPWTDVAPDWLRTMVGLESLARAEFVFEPVVVPGLLQTEAYARALTSASPRVSADATDRLVEFRMGRSRLLTEDRPLEFHAVVALQALHLAVGDREIRNEQYRHLLELHELPNVTLQVVPPEAGPHAASTGQFALLDFADARPVVYVELQDAAVFVDEARRVRTYTLGTQNLARVALPPAESAALIESLIT, translated from the coding sequence ATGTTCGATTTGGCCGCACCCTCGGCACTCCGGTGGTTGATCGGTGTCGAACTCGCGCGTTACCGCAACGAAGCGGGATTGTCGCTATCCCAACTCGCCACCGCGTGCGGAATCGGCAAACCCAAGCTCAGCCACCTGGAAACCGGCCGGTCCGCACAGTATCCCAGCGACATCCGCAGGGTTCTTTCGGCGTGCCGGGTGCCCGCCGCGGACGTCGAACGGCTCGTCCGGTTGAGCGGCCGGTCCGACGAGGCGGCGTGGGTCGGGCCGTGGACCGACGTGGCGCCGGACTGGCTGCGCACGATGGTCGGCCTGGAGTCCCTGGCGCGGGCCGAATTCGTGTTCGAGCCGGTCGTCGTGCCCGGCCTCCTCCAGACCGAGGCGTACGCCCGCGCGCTGACCAGCGCCTCGCCGCGGGTGTCCGCGGACGCGACGGACCGGCTGGTCGAATTCCGGATGGGGCGGAGCCGCCTGCTGACCGAGGACCGCCCGCTCGAATTCCACGCGGTGGTCGCCCTCCAGGCGCTGCACCTGGCCGTGGGCGACCGGGAAATCAGGAATGAGCAGTACCGGCACCTGCTCGAACTCCACGAGCTGCCGAACGTCACCTTGCAGGTGGTGCCGCCCGAGGCCGGTCCGCACGCGGCGAGCACCGGGCAATTCGCGCTGCTGGACTTCGCGGACGCCCGGCCGGTCGTCTACGTCGAACTCCAGGACGCGGCGGTGTTCGTGGACGAGGCGCGGCGGGTCCGCACCTATACGCTGGGCACGCAGAACCTGGCACGGGTCGCGTTGCCGCCCGCCGAAAGCGCGGCCCTGATCGAATCATTGATCACCTAG